A genomic stretch from Helianthus annuus cultivar XRQ/B chromosome 1, HanXRQr2.0-SUNRISE, whole genome shotgun sequence includes:
- the LOC110877844 gene encoding probable peroxygenase 3, which produces MDMNNDPVALATVAPMAPITSQRPVRTDLESSIPKPYMARAMAAPDMEHPDGTPDHQPQGLSVLQQHVAFFDQDNDGIVYPWETYTGLRAIGFNVLLSLILGLGFNLTFSYPTLPGYIPSLLLPVYIENIHKGKHPSDSGTYDTEGRYMPVNFESMFSKYAKTSQDKLTLRELWNMTEGNRLTFDILGWIINKLEWGAVYIIAKDEEGYLSKEAMRGLFDGSLFDNLAKKNVSMEKKMS; this is translated from the exons ATGGACATGAACAATGACCCGGTTGCATTGGCGACGGTTGCCCCAATGGCCCCGATCACATCCCAACGACCCGTTCGGACAGACCTTGAGTCATCCATTCCTAAGCCTT ACATGGCTAGAGCCATGGCTGCACCGGACATGGAACATCCCGATGGCACACCGGACCACCAGCCTCAAGGATTGAGTGTCCTCCAGCAACATGTCGCTTTCTTTGATCAAGACAACGATGGCATCGTTTATCCTTGGGAGACTTACACGG GGCTTAGAGCTATCGGGTTCAATGTGCTACTTTCATTGATCTTAGGGCTGGGTTTCAATCTAACATTTAGCTATCCCACCCTCCCA GGTTACATACCTTCTCTCCTGCTTCCGGTTTACATAGAAAATATACATAAAGGGAAGCATCCAAGTGATTCCGGGACCTATGATACTGAAGGAAG GTATATGCCGGTTAACTTCGAAAGCATGTTTAGCAAATACGCAAAAACTTCACAAGATAAACTAACACTGAGAGAGCTATGGAACATGACTGAAGGAAACCGCCTTACATTCGACATCCTGGGATG gATAATTAATAAGTTGGAATGGGGAGCTGTATACATTATTGCTAAAGATGAAGAAGGTTACCTCTCAAAAGAAGCCATGAGAGGTCTGTTCGATGGCAGTCTATTCGACAATCTTGCGAAGAAGAATGTATCCATGGAAAAGAAGATGTCATAG